The following are encoded in a window of Solidesulfovibrio magneticus RS-1 genomic DNA:
- the rnc gene encoding ribonuclease III: MPASPTPDAASAESSPLHPLDLGHEFATPALLATALTHSSCANERGEGTRHNERLEFLGDAVLELCVSEELFSLFPEAPEGELTLLRSQLVNEASLAAMALRLGLAGHVRLGRGEENQGGRSRPSLLSDVFEAVVGAIFLDGGYTAARAFVSRTFDGQWPERPAAPKIKDFKSRLQEFTQRTHKARPVYALLGSAGPEHDKRFEVRLTLPCGREILAVEKSVKKAEQQAARLALTVLGQLPEA, from the coding sequence ATGCCCGCATCCCCGACGCCCGACGCCGCTTCTGCCGAAAGTTCCCCCCTCCACCCCCTGGACCTGGGCCACGAATTCGCCACCCCGGCCCTTTTGGCCACGGCGCTGACCCATAGCTCCTGCGCCAACGAACGCGGCGAAGGAACCAGGCACAACGAGCGGCTGGAATTTCTCGGCGACGCGGTGTTGGAACTTTGCGTGTCGGAGGAACTTTTTTCCCTGTTCCCCGAGGCCCCGGAAGGCGAGCTGACGCTTTTGCGTTCCCAGCTCGTCAACGAAGCGAGCCTGGCGGCCATGGCCTTGCGCCTGGGACTGGCCGGCCATGTGCGGCTGGGGCGCGGGGAGGAAAACCAGGGAGGACGGTCGCGGCCATCGCTTTTGAGCGACGTCTTCGAGGCGGTGGTGGGGGCGATTTTTCTCGATGGCGGTTACACCGCTGCCCGGGCCTTTGTGTCGCGGACCTTCGACGGCCAGTGGCCCGAGCGTCCGGCCGCGCCGAAAATCAAGGATTTCAAGAGCCGGCTCCAGGAATTCACCCAGCGCACCCACAAGGCCCGGCCGGTCTACGCCCTGCTTGGCAGCGCCGGTCCGGAGCACGACAAACGCTTCGAGGTGCGCCTGACGCTCCCGTGCGGCCGGGAGATCCTGGCCGTGGAAAAAAGCGTGAAAAAAGCCGAACAGCAAGCCGCCCGCCTGGCCCTGACCGTCCTGGGACAGCTGCCCGAGGCTTAG
- a CDS encoding phosphotransacetylase family protein, whose translation MAGLYVGATAGYSGKNMVVMGLGLRLQKEGFSVGYLKPVGAVPKEIDGKLWDEDAYHVQRILRTNESPETLTPVIATHDFQVRAFRNQVGDVMSAVKDAYEKVSAGKDVTIVGGSGGMHTGRYCNADGVRVVTELGLKAVVIDRYSKELNYDYLLMLKDQLGDHLAGIILNDVAQNFMDETRKLIVPFLRDRGIRVLGVIPKDPLMGAIKVCDLADRLGGKVISAHHKSERIVESFLIGTMQVENFMTHFRRQKNSAIIVGGDRSDVHLVALEGDSPCLVLTGNLYPNDIILTRSEVLEIPIIVVREDTYNVAKKMETLLMRHKLRDEIKIRQGAQLINANLDFAVLREQLGL comes from the coding sequence ATGGCTGGACTGTACGTGGGCGCGACGGCCGGATACTCGGGCAAGAACATGGTGGTCATGGGCCTTGGCCTTCGCCTGCAAAAGGAAGGCTTTTCCGTGGGCTACCTCAAGCCCGTGGGCGCGGTTCCCAAGGAGATCGACGGCAAGCTGTGGGACGAGGACGCTTACCACGTCCAGCGCATCCTGCGTACAAACGAATCCCCCGAAACCCTCACCCCGGTCATTGCCACCCACGATTTCCAGGTGCGGGCCTTCCGCAACCAGGTCGGCGACGTGATGTCTGCCGTCAAGGACGCCTACGAAAAAGTCAGCGCCGGCAAGGACGTCACCATCGTCGGCGGCTCGGGCGGCATGCACACCGGCCGCTACTGCAACGCCGACGGCGTGCGCGTGGTCACCGAACTCGGGCTCAAGGCCGTGGTCATCGACCGCTATTCCAAAGAGCTCAATTACGACTACCTGCTCATGCTCAAGGATCAGCTCGGCGACCATCTGGCCGGCATCATCTTAAACGACGTGGCCCAGAATTTCATGGACGAGACCCGAAAGCTCATCGTGCCGTTTTTGCGCGACCGGGGCATCCGGGTGCTCGGCGTCATCCCCAAGGACCCGCTCATGGGGGCCATCAAGGTCTGCGATCTGGCCGACCGCCTTGGCGGCAAGGTGATAAGCGCCCACCACAAGTCCGAGCGCATCGTGGAGAGCTTTCTCATCGGCACCATGCAGGTGGAAAACTTCATGACTCATTTCCGCCGCCAGAAAAATTCCGCCATCATCGTCGGCGGCGACCGCTCCGACGTCCATCTGGTGGCCCTGGAAGGCGACAGCCCGTGTCTGGTGCTCACCGGCAATCTTTATCCCAACGACATCATCCTCACTCGCTCGGAAGTGCTGGAAATCCCCATCATCGTCGTGCGCGAGGACACCTACAACGTGGCCAAGAAGATGGAAACGCTGCTCATGCGCCACAAGCTGCGCGACGAGATCAAGATCCGCCAGGGCGCGCAGCTCATCAACGCCAACCTCGATTTCGCCGTCCTGCGCGAACAATTAGGGCTGTAG